From the Diospyros lotus cultivar Yz01 chromosome 13, ASM1463336v1, whole genome shotgun sequence genome, one window contains:
- the LOC127788080 gene encoding uncharacterized protein LOC127788080, translated as MATIENKDYLKKSRPMKAPANKKSKDKYCRFHRDHGHDTEECHQLKEEIQELINRGFLRRFMTKDTEPQKGERQRSRSPPRRRGRSQERCRTRTPPRRESRQGEGSPPQHLIFHTLATRVMPGKESGEISNLHRNAGVKRARLGDVISFIDDDLPGYPISNDPLVITTKLEKALVDPRGPRELL; from the coding sequence ATGGCTACAATTGAGAATaaggattatttgaaaaaatcgAGACCTATGAAGGCCCCGGCTAACAAAAAGAGTAAAGACAAGTATTGTCGATTCCATCGAGATCATGGACATGACACAGAGGAGTGCCATCAGTTGAAAGAAGAGATTCAGGAGCTCATCAATCGGGGTTTCCTAAGAAGGTTCATGACTAAGGATACTGAGCCACAAAAGGGTGAACGTCAGAGATCAAGGAGCCCCCCTCGTAGACGTGGTAGATCCCAAGAAAGGTGTAGGACTAGAACCCCACCCAGGAGAGAGAGTCGTCAGGGGGAGGGGAGTCCTCcacaacatttaatttttcatactCTAGCGACTAGGGTAATGCCAGGAAAGGAGTCGGGGGAAATTTCTAATCTGCATCGAAACGCGGGAGTCAAGAGGGCTCGACTAGGGGATGTTATCTCCTTTATAGATGACGACTTGCCTGGGTATCCGATTTCTAATGATCCACTGGTCATCACAACAAAATTGGAAAAAGCTTTAGTGGATCCTCGTGGACCTAGGGAGCTCTTATGA